The following are encoded together in the Bacteroidota bacterium genome:
- a CDS encoding glycosyl hydrolase, whose translation MKKSIPRIILLMTILSVSLLCFSQKKADTSLLNDKTFSGLKLRSIGPAFKSGRIADIAIHPENENIWYVAVGSGGVWKTANSGTTWEPIFDGEKSYSIGCVTIDPNNPHTVWVGTGENIGGRHVGYGDGIYRSDDGGSSWKNMGLKESQHISKIIVHPENSDVIWVAAQGPLWNKGGERGLYKSADGGKTWKKTLGDEEWTGVTDIVIDPRDPDVLYAATWQRHRNVAAYISGGPGSGIHKSVDGGETWEKLKSGLPGSNMGKIGLAISPLKPDVLYAAIELNRRTGGVYRSDDRGASWKKMSDAVAGATGPHYYQELFAHPHVFDKIFLVDVWMQVSDDGGKTFKNMNESKKHSDNHAIAFSKTDPDYMLVGTDGGLYETFDDTKNWKYIPNLPLTQFYKVSVDDSEPFYFIYGGTQDNGSQGGPSRTDKSDGISNQDWFIINGGDGHQTATEPGNPDIVYAQSQQGYLVRRDMITGETVDIRPQPGEGEDAERFNWDSPILVSPHSPTTIYFASQRVWRSDDRGDSWTAISGDLTRDQERLTLPIMEQTQGWDEAWDMDAMSDYNTITSLAESPVREGLIYAGTDDGLIQVKEPETGEWRKIEVGSMPGIPATAFVNDIKADLFDVNTVYVVLDNHKFCDLNPYLMKSTDRGKSWKSMKGNLPEKTLLWRIVQDHEKPELFFLATEFGICFTVDAGEKWIRLKGGVPTISFRDLAIQKRENDLVGASFGRGFYVFDDYSVLREVSDEQLKQEATLFPVRDAWWYIPRYGNWSQGATFFTAPNPDYGAVFTYYLKESYQTRKDMRQVKESKQKKNKEAVVFPGWEEVEAERREEKPLIILTVKDAESNVIRKLEGPTSKGFHRVDWDLRYSAARAIDIHSERNDAWSSGLMVVPGQYTVSMAKQVNGVVTELGGPVEFEVVRMRKGGLQGASEDEIIAFTLEVRELRKAAGAASIILENSMKKTEKMQDALTRAEVVPGDLEQKLHKLRADLLDLEEKMYGNKSKQEIGEQSPPNINTRLYFAMGGTGSTYGPTKSMKESLEMGKKEFAAVKSELEEISNNRIPALLKALQEAGAPWMEGMDLPNDSK comes from the coding sequence ATGAAAAAATCAATCCCCAGGATCATCTTATTAATGACCATACTTTCCGTTTCGCTTCTTTGCTTCTCGCAAAAGAAAGCCGATACAAGCCTTTTGAACGACAAAACCTTCTCAGGACTGAAGCTGCGAAGCATCGGGCCGGCATTCAAATCCGGGCGTATCGCCGATATCGCCATACATCCTGAAAATGAGAATATCTGGTATGTCGCCGTCGGTTCCGGCGGGGTCTGGAAAACCGCTAATTCAGGAACCACCTGGGAGCCAATATTTGATGGGGAGAAATCCTATTCCATCGGCTGTGTGACCATCGATCCGAACAATCCGCACACGGTTTGGGTTGGTACCGGCGAAAACATCGGCGGACGGCATGTAGGCTATGGCGACGGGATATACCGCAGTGATGACGGCGGTTCTTCCTGGAAGAACATGGGACTTAAAGAGTCCCAACATATCTCAAAGATCATCGTTCATCCTGAAAACTCAGATGTCATCTGGGTTGCTGCACAGGGACCGCTCTGGAACAAGGGAGGTGAACGAGGGTTGTACAAATCTGCCGATGGGGGCAAGACATGGAAGAAGACCCTTGGCGATGAGGAATGGACCGGTGTGACGGATATCGTTATCGATCCGCGTGATCCGGATGTCCTGTATGCTGCAACCTGGCAACGACACCGCAACGTGGCGGCCTATATCAGCGGAGGCCCGGGATCGGGTATCCATAAATCCGTTGATGGGGGAGAGACCTGGGAAAAGCTGAAGTCAGGGCTTCCCGGGTCGAACATGGGTAAGATCGGCCTGGCCATCTCTCCGCTAAAACCTGATGTCCTGTATGCCGCTATCGAGCTGAACCGGCGTACCGGCGGCGTTTACCGTTCGGATGACCGCGGGGCTTCCTGGAAGAAAATGTCGGATGCCGTCGCAGGCGCCACCGGACCGCATTATTACCAGGAGCTCTTTGCACATCCCCATGTATTTGATAAGATCTTCCTGGTGGATGTGTGGATGCAGGTGTCGGACGACGGAGGGAAGACCTTTAAGAATATGAACGAAAGCAAGAAGCACTCCGACAACCATGCCATCGCTTTCAGCAAAACGGACCCGGATTATATGCTTGTCGGGACCGACGGCGGATTGTACGAAACCTTCGACGACACAAAGAACTGGAAATATATCCCGAACCTCCCGCTTACGCAGTTTTATAAGGTCAGCGTTGATGATTCGGAGCCGTTTTATTTCATTTACGGAGGCACCCAGGACAATGGTTCCCAGGGCGGGCCATCCCGTACCGACAAAAGCGATGGCATCAGCAACCAGGACTGGTTCATCATCAACGGGGGTGATGGCCATCAGACGGCCACCGAACCAGGAAATCCTGATATCGTTTATGCACAGTCGCAGCAGGGATACCTTGTGCGGAGAGATATGATTACGGGAGAAACCGTTGATATCCGCCCGCAGCCCGGCGAAGGGGAAGATGCAGAACGCTTTAACTGGGATTCACCCATCCTGGTCAGCCCTCATTCACCAACAACGATCTATTTTGCTTCGCAGCGTGTGTGGCGTTCCGATGACAGGGGCGATTCCTGGACAGCCATCTCCGGCGACCTTACCCGCGACCAGGAAAGGCTGACCTTACCCATCATGGAACAGACACAGGGCTGGGATGAAGCCTGGGATATGGATGCCATGTCGGATTACAATACCATCACTTCCCTGGCGGAGTCGCCTGTCCGGGAAGGACTGATCTATGCCGGAACCGACGACGGACTGATACAGGTTAAAGAGCCGGAAACAGGGGAATGGAGAAAGATCGAGGTGGGTAGCATGCCTGGCATTCCTGCAACGGCTTTCGTTAACGATATCAAAGCGGATCTGTTTGATGTCAATACCGTGTATGTTGTGCTTGATAATCACAAATTCTGCGATCTCAACCCATATCTCATGAAAAGCACCGACAGGGGCAAATCCTGGAAATCCATGAAAGGCAACCTCCCGGAAAAGACATTGCTCTGGCGGATCGTCCAGGATCACGAAAAGCCGGAACTCTTCTTCCTGGCTACGGAATTTGGTATCTGTTTCACGGTTGATGCCGGTGAGAAGTGGATCAGGCTGAAGGGCGGCGTGCCGACCATCTCCTTCCGCGACCTGGCCATACAGAAAAGGGAAAACGACCTGGTGGGCGCATCTTTCGGAAGGGGGTTCTATGTTTTTGATGACTACAGCGTCCTGCGCGAAGTCTCTGATGAACAGTTAAAACAAGAAGCCACCCTTTTCCCGGTCAGGGATGCATGGTGGTATATTCCCAGATATGGCAACTGGTCGCAGGGGGCTACTTTTTTTACCGCCCCCAATCCTGACTATGGCGCCGTTTTTACCTATTACCTGAAAGAATCTTACCAAACCAGGAAAGACATGCGCCAGGTGAAAGAGTCGAAGCAAAAGAAAAACAAGGAAGCTGTTGTTTTTCCGGGATGGGAAGAGGTTGAGGCCGAGCGAAGGGAAGAGAAACCGCTTATTATTCTCACGGTTAAAGATGCGGAGAGCAATGTGATCAGGAAACTGGAAGGCCCAACAAGCAAAGGCTTTCACCGTGTCGACTGGGATCTGCGTTATTCCGCGGCCCGTGCCATCGACATACATTCGGAAAGAAATGACGCCTGGTCTTCAGGATTGATGGTTGTACCGGGACAGTATACCGTTAGCATGGCAAAGCAGGTCAACGGGGTGGTTACAGAACTTGGCGGCCCTGTGGAGTTTGAGGTAGTCAGGATGCGTAAAGGGGGCCTGCAGGGAGCTTCGGAAGATGAGATCATTGCCTTTACCCTGGAAGTAAGAGAATTACGTAAGGCTGCCGGCGCTGCATCCATCATCCTGGAAAACTCGATGAAGAAAACAGAGAAAATGCAGGATGCACTGACACGTGCTGAAGTTGTGCCCGGAGATCTTGAACAAAAACTTCATAAGCTACGTGCCGATCTACTCGACCTGGAAGAAAAGATGTACGGGAACAAATCGAAACAGGAAATCGGAGAGCAGTCGCCACCCAATATCAACACCCGCCTGTATTTTGCCATGGGCGGAACGGGAAGCACCTATGGCCCGACAAAATCGATGAAGGAAAGCCTGGAAATGGGAAAGAAAGAGTTTGCTGCCGTGAAATCCGAACTGGAGGAGATCAGTAATAACAGAATACCGGCATTGCTTAAAGCGCTGCAGGAAGCCGGGGCTCCGTGGATGGAGGGGATGGATTTGCCAAATGATTCTAAATGA
- a CDS encoding helix-turn-helix domain-containing protein, with product MDNPVKYIALLGMGQVVLFIVLILFKKKKQVKDYLLALTLLMIGAELFYRFTGTPITGQADNRIIVLDLVYWAILGPATLLYIDFLVHPDLRFRRKHLFHLAPLIIIMIPYTRYLISGNTQDPFFLYATRSDLFNIVMVYIWDWITPFYLIATLFRIRTYRKEVYSFFSNIRKKDLRWAFYLTGGLMIYFLVAFLLLYLGEFGLINFPYSTATISVIVLEVYVLGVGIYGYRQEGIFSEYNQTGSINPGLVSKINAENINGKKYERSGLNDIEGQEIAQQLKVLMRTEKPFINCDLNINDLAEKLDTSFHKLSQVINENFHQNFYEFVNSYRIEEVKKYLNDPDYDHLKIISLAWDCGFNSKSAFYNAFRKITGETPTEYRSRVQKETYRIGA from the coding sequence ATGGATAATCCCGTAAAATACATCGCATTGCTGGGCATGGGCCAGGTAGTGTTGTTTATTGTCCTTATCCTTTTCAAAAAGAAAAAACAGGTAAAGGACTACCTTTTGGCATTAACCCTGCTTATGATCGGAGCCGAGCTTTTCTATCGATTTACCGGCACACCGATCACCGGTCAGGCAGACAACCGCATCATAGTGCTGGACCTTGTTTATTGGGCCATCCTGGGACCGGCAACTTTACTATACATTGATTTTCTGGTTCATCCTGATTTGCGCTTCCGCCGTAAACACCTTTTTCATCTGGCGCCACTGATTATCATCATGATACCATATACCCGATATCTGATATCAGGAAATACACAGGATCCGTTTTTCCTTTATGCCACCCGGAGTGATCTTTTTAATATCGTGATGGTATATATTTGGGACTGGATTACACCCTTCTACCTAATTGCGACATTATTCAGGATCCGGACTTATCGCAAAGAAGTATATTCATTCTTTTCAAATATCAGGAAGAAGGACTTAAGATGGGCCTTTTATCTGACAGGAGGCTTAATGATCTATTTCCTGGTTGCTTTTCTTTTATTATATCTTGGAGAATTCGGTCTTATTAACTTTCCATATTCTACGGCAACGATTTCAGTGATAGTATTGGAGGTATACGTTCTTGGGGTGGGCATTTACGGTTACAGGCAGGAAGGGATTTTCAGCGAATATAACCAGACAGGATCAATCAATCCGGGATTGGTATCAAAAATAAACGCAGAAAATATTAACGGGAAAAAATATGAACGTTCGGGGTTAAACGACATAGAAGGCCAGGAAATAGCCCAACAGCTAAAAGTCCTCATGCGGACTGAAAAGCCCTTCATCAACTGTGATCTCAACATTAATGATCTTGCAGAAAAGCTGGATACATCATTCCATAAACTCTCCCAGGTGATCAATGAAAATTTCCATCAGAATTTCTACGAGTTTGTAAATTCTTACCGTATTGAGGAAGTAAAAAAATACCTGAACGATCCTGATTATGATCACCTGAAGATCATATCTCTGGCCTGGGATTGCGGATTTAACTCCAAATCGGCCTTCTACAATGCTTTCAGGAAGATCACCGGAGAAACGCCAACGGAATACCGGAGCAGGGTTCAGAAAGAGACATACAGGATTGGGGCATAA
- a CDS encoding ATP-binding protein, giving the protein MKTEDLRELLIRQRKIYEEFLIERERRSDLDALDEFVTVITGVRRCGKSTLLKQAFFEESYFVNFDDERFINFRIEDFSKLFELLHELFGNKKYFIFDEVQNVTGWERFVRRLNNEKMKVFITGSNANLLSRELGTYLTGRTIMIELYPFSFREFLLFKGLSFDVKRLVLEEKAELKRQFYEYMEIGGFPEYVRTKKPEYLQALFNNIIFRDIVGRYKIRAERELREIVLHAMSNLAKEISYNSLRKLTGLSNTSTISDFFYYFENSYLLFTVHRYDNSLKKQINNPKKVYCIDTGLAFQLGFRTSEDKGRLLENIVFLQLKRLGKDIYFHKRKYECDFLIKDGIRITNAIQVCHSLDTVNREREYRGLCEAIEEHKLNQGTILTFEQEEEINYNGKKVIIEPVYKWLLEGNALQ; this is encoded by the coding sequence ATGAAAACTGAAGACTTACGTGAATTATTGATCCGGCAAAGGAAAATTTATGAAGAGTTTTTGATAGAAAGGGAAAGAAGAAGTGACCTGGACGCCCTTGATGAATTTGTAACAGTTATCACCGGGGTAAGAAGATGTGGAAAATCTACCTTGCTGAAGCAAGCTTTTTTTGAGGAAAGCTATTTTGTGAACTTTGATGATGAGCGTTTCATCAATTTCAGGATTGAAGATTTTAGTAAATTATTTGAGCTTCTTCACGAATTATTTGGAAATAAAAAGTACTTCATTTTTGATGAAGTTCAGAATGTTACCGGATGGGAGCGGTTTGTCAGACGGCTGAACAATGAAAAAATGAAGGTTTTTATTACAGGATCAAATGCAAACCTGCTTAGCAGGGAACTAGGAACCTACCTGACGGGAAGGACGATAATGATAGAATTGTATCCTTTTTCATTCAGGGAGTTCCTGTTATTTAAAGGCTTGAGTTTTGATGTTAAACGATTGGTACTCGAAGAGAAAGCTGAACTAAAAAGACAATTCTATGAATATATGGAAATAGGAGGGTTTCCTGAATATGTGAGAACCAAAAAGCCTGAATACCTTCAGGCACTATTCAACAATATAATTTTCAGGGATATCGTTGGAAGATATAAAATAAGGGCAGAAAGGGAACTCAGGGAAATAGTATTGCATGCGATGAGTAACCTGGCCAAAGAGATCAGCTATAACAGCCTGAGAAAACTGACAGGACTTTCAAATACCAGCACCATCAGTGACTTTTTCTATTATTTTGAGAATTCATATCTTTTGTTCACGGTCCATCGGTATGACAATTCCCTGAAAAAGCAAATTAACAATCCAAAGAAAGTGTATTGCATTGATACCGGACTTGCTTTCCAGCTTGGGTTCAGAACTTCAGAAGACAAAGGAAGGTTGCTTGAGAACATTGTATTTCTTCAACTCAAACGGTTGGGCAAGGATATCTATTTCCATAAAAGAAAGTACGAATGTGATTTCTTAATAAAGGATGGGATAAGAATCACCAATGCCATACAAGTATGCCATTCGCTTGATACTGTTAACAGGGAAAGGGAGTATAGAGGCCTCTGTGAAGCAATCGAAGAGCATAAACTCAATCAGGGTACCATCCTGACCTTTGAACAGGAAGAAGAGATTAATTATAATGGGAAAAAAGTAATAATCGAACCTGTTTACAAATGGCTTTTAGAGGGTAATGCTTTACAGTAG
- a CDS encoding NAD(P)H-binding protein — protein sequence MSEKILVIGGKGMLGRPVAEKLKEAGHDVRLFSRSVSEKEGFEVYRGDFFNPADLEGAMKGCTAIHTNLAKVDEEAAMKQIVAAARKAGINTISGISGASVCEENRWFFMTEKKYQAELALINSGIPYMIFRPTWFFESLELMVRNGKAMMIGKQPHPYRWVAADDYARMVAAAYAKPEARNNIFFVFGPEYHKMRDLLVEYVGKVHPEIKKVSDIPLWMMKLIGTLTGKKEMKMVALLYGYFEKAREQGDPTFTDKLLGKPETTFKKWLEKKV from the coding sequence ATGTCGGAAAAAATCCTAGTTATCGGAGGCAAAGGCATGTTAGGACGGCCAGTTGCAGAAAAACTGAAAGAAGCCGGTCATGATGTAAGGCTTTTTTCACGTTCAGTTTCAGAAAAGGAAGGATTTGAGGTTTACCGGGGAGATTTCTTCAATCCGGCCGATCTTGAAGGTGCTATGAAGGGTTGCACCGCCATCCACACCAATCTCGCAAAAGTTGATGAAGAAGCTGCCATGAAGCAAATAGTTGCTGCAGCAAGGAAAGCCGGGATCAACACAATATCGGGTATTTCCGGGGCATCCGTTTGCGAAGAGAATCGTTGGTTTTTCATGACTGAAAAGAAATACCAGGCAGAGCTGGCGCTAATCAACAGCGGGATACCCTACATGATCTTTCGTCCAACCTGGTTCTTCGAATCCCTTGAGTTGATGGTCAGAAATGGCAAAGCCATGATGATTGGCAAGCAACCCCACCCCTACCGTTGGGTGGCCGCCGATGATTATGCCAGGATGGTTGCGGCAGCTTACGCAAAACCTGAAGCCAGAAACAACATTTTCTTTGTTTTCGGGCCTGAATATCACAAAATGCGCGACCTGCTGGTAGAATATGTCGGTAAGGTCCATCCTGAAATAAAAAAAGTATCGGACATTCCCTTATGGATGATGAAACTGATCGGAACCTTAACAGGGAAAAAAGAAATGAAAATGGTAGCCTTGCTTTATGGCTACTTCGAGAAAGCCAGGGAACAGGGGGATCCAACTTTTACCGATAAATTGCTGGGCAAACCGGAAACAACGTTTAAGAAGTGGCTGGAGAAGAAGGTATAG
- a CDS encoding VCBS repeat-containing protein, which yields MKKYLLLPVAAFLILHPAVLFSQLELTENLIRKEFGGACSLAAADFNNDGYFDFAITASDSGHVGWFENDGTQQFIRHMITEDFPGARALDIADFDGDNDMDVVATAYNANRISWFENDGSGNFTEHILVDNWTGASYVFTRDHLEGIDLDMDGDGDTDVLATACGGDIISWFENDGNQNFTEHILKDNWDKANYATATDLDEDGDMDVIATAKAGQIVWFENDGFMTFTEHEIFTGWAGPNSVMATDIDGDGDVDFAATACGSDDKVAWFQNDGNENFTYHLIRENYNGARTVNMADFSNDGDIDILAIAWQGAIASIFENDGAQNFTEYIFCDAAFDLLKTDILDIDFDGDLDIIGACFGADEIRWWENEQYGARFEGTPLSGHIPLQVSFTDNSVFPFPIVYRAWDFDHDGIVDSNEENPSWIFENPGKYTVSLEVRTDSLSRMVVYEDYIAVFDGESALEFNGSGSFAWCEATPELDLCGPFSLEAWINPATYGAAPGMGMGRIFDKGRFMIYLIASLSPFNDSCLVLEMEHNSKATSRICTPAGSIKTGQWQHIAVTYDAAGLVTMYINGEAQTLTIINPPNGPVIHNADKQLIIGKSATMPYSSFNGIIDEARVWESIRSQEEVETHMDHYLIGNESGLLGYWKFNEGAGPEAVDLTGHGNNCTRNGAQWCQGKHLDNPVSIYDNDGSGLNILDLQVFPNPFDSGAEIQFHLNQTSYLHVAVFDVHGRLVRNLTEGIHHAGSQQIFWDGSTTRGKNAAPGIYICRIHAGNAHGEIKMVKVR from the coding sequence ATGAAAAAGTATTTGTTACTCCCTGTTGCTGCTTTCCTGATCCTGCATCCTGCAGTTTTGTTTTCTCAGTTAGAGTTAACCGAAAACCTGATCCGCAAGGAATTTGGTGGGGCCTGTTCGCTGGCTGCGGCAGACTTCAACAATGACGGATACTTCGACTTTGCCATAACGGCATCCGACAGTGGCCATGTTGGATGGTTCGAAAATGATGGAACACAACAGTTCATCCGGCATATGATCACGGAAGATTTTCCGGGAGCCAGAGCTCTCGATATTGCCGATTTTGATGGTGATAATGATATGGATGTTGTAGCCACTGCTTATAATGCAAACAGGATTTCCTGGTTTGAGAATGACGGGTCGGGAAATTTCACCGAACATATTCTTGTTGATAACTGGACCGGGGCCAGTTATGTCTTCACCCGGGACCATCTGGAAGGCATCGACCTGGACATGGACGGAGACGGTGATACCGATGTGCTGGCCACAGCCTGCGGCGGAGATATTATTTCCTGGTTTGAAAATGATGGTAATCAGAATTTTACCGAACATATCCTGAAAGATAACTGGGATAAAGCGAATTATGCCACAGCCACCGATCTCGACGAAGACGGGGACATGGATGTGATCGCCACGGCTAAAGCCGGACAAATCGTATGGTTTGAAAATGATGGTTTCATGACTTTTACTGAACATGAGATATTCACAGGATGGGCTGGTCCGAATTCCGTTATGGCAACCGATATCGATGGCGATGGTGATGTCGATTTCGCCGCCACAGCTTGTGGTAGCGATGACAAAGTAGCCTGGTTTCAAAACGATGGTAACGAGAATTTTACGTATCACCTTATCCGGGAGAATTATAACGGGGCCAGGACGGTGAACATGGCCGATTTTTCCAACGACGGCGATATTGATATCCTTGCTATTGCCTGGCAGGGAGCTATCGCTTCCATCTTTGAAAACGACGGGGCACAGAACTTCACCGAATACATTTTCTGCGATGCTGCCTTTGATCTTTTGAAAACGGATATTCTTGACATAGACTTCGACGGAGACCTGGATATTATCGGTGCATGCTTCGGGGCCGATGAGATCCGCTGGTGGGAGAACGAACAATACGGCGCCCGCTTTGAAGGTACTCCGCTCTCAGGGCATATTCCGCTTCAGGTAAGCTTTACGGATAACTCTGTTTTCCCTTTCCCCATAGTTTATCGCGCATGGGATTTTGATCATGATGGTATTGTTGATTCCAATGAGGAAAATCCTTCCTGGATTTTTGAAAACCCGGGAAAATATACCGTAAGCCTCGAGGTAAGAACAGATTCGCTGAGCAGGATGGTTGTTTACGAAGATTATATTGCTGTTTTTGACGGGGAAAGCGCCCTGGAATTTAATGGCAGCGGCAGCTTTGCCTGGTGTGAGGCTACCCCGGAACTGGATCTTTGTGGTCCCTTTTCCCTCGAGGCTTGGATCAATCCTGCCACCTACGGAGCTGCCCCGGGGATGGGAATGGGAAGGATCTTCGATAAAGGCAGATTCATGATATACCTCATCGCGTCATTATCCCCTTTCAACGATAGTTGCCTCGTGCTCGAAATGGAGCATAACAGCAAAGCAACCAGCAGGATATGTACCCCCGCAGGGTCCATCAAAACCGGCCAATGGCAGCATATTGCAGTTACCTACGATGCGGCGGGCCTTGTTACTATGTACATCAACGGGGAAGCGCAAACCCTTACCATAATCAATCCTCCCAACGGCCCGGTCATACATAATGCTGACAAACAACTTATCATTGGTAAATCAGCAACCATGCCCTACAGTTCCTTCAACGGCATCATCGATGAAGCCAGGGTGTGGGAGTCAATCCGGTCGCAGGAAGAGGTCGAAACCCACATGGATCATTATCTCATTGGTAATGAAAGCGGTCTCCTGGGATACTGGAAATTTAATGAAGGAGCCGGACCGGAAGCGGTTGACCTGACAGGCCATGGAAATAATTGCACACGCAACGGCGCCCAATGGTGCCAGGGTAAACACCTCGACAATCCCGTGAGCATTTACGATAATGATGGTTCTGGTTTGAATATCCTTGACTTGCAGGTTTTTCCAAATCCTTTTGATTCAGGAGCAGAGATACAGTTTCATCTGAATCAAACATCTTACCTGCATGTCGCGGTTTTTGACGTCCATGGCAGGTTGGTGAGGAATTTAACAGAAGGTATTCATCATGCAGGTAGTCAGCAAATTTTCTGGGATGGATCGACAACCCGGGGGAAAAATGCAGCCCCGGGAATATACATTTGCCGTATTCACGCAGGAAATGCGCATGGTGAAATTAAGATGGTAAAGGTTCGCTGA
- a CDS encoding MFS transporter, whose amino-acid sequence MPAGKLSHENSMLGSVYIGALLVLMDLSAINIALPTIGAFFDMEPAEVSWLLILPMLTSSGFSMISGRLTELAGPRKLLLMGNASFMVLTFLCFVVKDFEWILAFRILQGFPQSLIYVMGPALIRHRLHFSRRQQSYGIWMMCTGIGIALGPFIGGFLVENPGWNYVFLINVPLALAGFVFALGMEKSKGSGAIWNKLDIPGSVLSFVFLALLVFGLGLARRKGIADPLVASLLILSVVFLVLFLKQERKTRYPVFDLSLFRIRNFNLSMTGFFIFFFINVGSRFLRPYYFEEGLSLSPRESGYLMMIAPLVLVLVSGLSGFVGRFLSSYRMYLSGTVLLAVSTLMFCLWDGQSQTWFLVITMVILGVAMGLYYPVSSFVGMSGLPDGKHGMGSAAISVSKSLGKLMGVLVFSQIFTWLLLEAGNDIVGAFRITFVIATGLAFLSVVLSVFLRRV is encoded by the coding sequence ATGCCTGCGGGAAAGCTTTCACACGAAAACAGCATGCTGGGCTCGGTTTACATTGGTGCCCTGCTTGTATTGATGGATCTCAGCGCCATCAATATCGCCCTGCCGACCATCGGGGCTTTCTTTGATATGGAACCCGCGGAGGTGTCATGGCTGCTCATCCTCCCCATGCTTACTTCAAGCGGCTTTTCAATGATCTCAGGACGGCTGACCGAGCTTGCCGGTCCCAGGAAACTGCTTCTGATGGGTAATGCTTCCTTCATGGTGCTGACATTCCTTTGCTTCGTCGTAAAGGATTTCGAGTGGATACTGGCATTCAGGATTTTACAGGGTTTTCCCCAGTCGTTGATTTATGTGATGGGACCGGCGCTTATCCGGCACAGGCTTCATTTCTCCAGGAGGCAGCAATCATATGGAATATGGATGATGTGTACCGGCATTGGCATCGCTCTGGGCCCGTTCATCGGGGGATTCCTGGTTGAAAACCCGGGCTGGAACTATGTGTTCCTGATCAATGTCCCCCTGGCTTTGGCCGGGTTTGTTTTTGCCCTGGGAATGGAGAAATCCAAAGGATCCGGAGCCATTTGGAATAAACTGGATATTCCCGGTTCTGTGCTGAGTTTTGTCTTTCTTGCTTTACTGGTTTTCGGACTGGGTCTTGCCCGCAGGAAGGGCATCGCCGATCCGCTCGTGGCCAGCTTATTGATCTTATCCGTCGTTTTCCTGGTGCTATTTTTAAAACAGGAAAGGAAGACACGCTATCCGGTCTTCGACCTCAGCCTTTTCAGGATCAGGAATTTCAACCTCAGCATGACGGGTTTTTTCATATTCTTTTTCATTAACGTGGGGTCGAGGTTCCTGAGGCCTTATTATTTCGAGGAGGGCTTGTCCCTTTCACCCCGCGAATCCGGGTACCTTATGATGATAGCACCCCTGGTACTGGTCCTTGTTTCAGGGCTGAGCGGGTTTGTGGGCCGCTTTTTGTCTTCTTACAGGATGTATTTGTCGGGAACTGTGTTGCTGGCCGTTAGCACGCTGATGTTTTGCCTCTGGGACGGGCAGTCACAGACCTGGTTCCTGGTAATAACCATGGTAATCCTGGGCGTAGCCATGGGATTGTATTACCCGGTGTCGAGTTTTGTGGGTATGTCGGGACTGCCCGACGGGAAGCACGGCATGGGCTCGGCCGCTATCTCGGTTTCCAAAAGCCTGGGGAAACTGATGGGCGTGCTGGTGTTCTCGCAGATCTTTACCTGGCTGTTGCTCGAAGCCGGGAACGATATTGTGGGTGCATTCCGGATCACGTTTGTCATTGCAACGGGACTGGCCTTCTTGTCGGTGGTATTGTCGGTGTTTTTGAGAAGGGTGTGA